A genomic segment from Rhodospirillum centenum SW encodes:
- a CDS encoding HupE/UreJ family protein — translation MPRRPALAVLTALSVLAVALPAQAAASLSGGAFGTGLTAPVVLTVHLLGLLALGLWAADQGGQASGQGPAVALVAALVFGLLHQSGVRLPYGGLVLEASLLVFGLLTAFAVALPLALTLLLAAVAGAAHGMGLSAWVGAPSSPLPFWLGTGCGFVLVGSAGVGLHGLLAQNLSATAVRAAGGMIALAGLLMLLDVM, via the coding sequence ATGCCCCGCCGCCCCGCCCTTGCCGTTCTGACCGCTCTCTCCGTCCTTGCCGTGGCGCTGCCGGCCCAGGCTGCCGCCAGCCTGTCGGGCGGCGCCTTCGGGACGGGGCTGACGGCGCCGGTGGTGCTGACGGTGCATCTCCTGGGCCTGCTGGCGCTGGGCCTCTGGGCCGCCGACCAGGGCGGGCAGGCGTCCGGCCAGGGACCGGCGGTGGCGCTGGTGGCGGCGCTGGTCTTCGGCCTGCTGCACCAGTCCGGGGTGCGGCTGCCCTATGGCGGGCTGGTGCTGGAGGCGTCGCTGCTGGTCTTCGGCCTGCTCACGGCCTTCGCCGTGGCGCTGCCGCTGGCGCTCACGCTGCTGCTGGCGGCGGTGGCCGGGGCGGCGCACGGCATGGGCCTGTCGGCCTGGGTCGGGGCGCCCAGTTCGCCCCTGCCCTTCTGGCTGGGGACGGGCTGCGGTTTCGTCCTGGTGGGCAGCGCCGGCGTCGGGCTGCACGGCCTGCTGGCGCAGAACCTCTCCGCCACCGCGGTGCGCGCCGCCGGCGGGATGATCGCGCTGGCGGGGCTGCTGATGCTGCTGGACGTCATGTGA